Genomic segment of Candidatus Aegiribacteria sp.:
TCGACGCCAGCCAGGGCATCGCCGGTTCAGTATTCCGAAGCACGAAGACTTTGATCCTGCACGATGTCTCCGATAACGAGCAATTCAACAATACAATTGATGCAACAACAGGTTTCATCACAAGGAACATGATAACAGCACCCATTATCAACCCTTCCGGTGTCTGTATCGGTGTATTCCAGGTCATCAATAAAAAGGAAGGTAATTTTAACTCGAAAGATGCTGAATTCCTTGAAATAGTATCTTCTGAAACCGCCGTAACCATTGAAAACGTCAGGCTTCTTGAAAGCCGCAAACGTATGTTCGAAAGCCTTATTAAAGCTCTCACCATCTCCATTGAAGCAAGGGATCCACTCACAGCGGGACACAGTTTCGACGTTACTTTTCTGGCAGGCAAAATAGCTGAATACATGAACATCGACAGCGATACCCGGGAAGCGATTTATTACGCCGCCCTTCTGCACGATTACGGAAAGATCGCCGTTCCCGACAGTATACTCAAGAAACCTGGGAAACTGTCTGAGGACGAAATCGTTATACTCAGAAAACATGTGCAGCATACGAAGATAGTTCTCTCTTCGATAGAATTCGCTGAAAAACTTGAGCAGGTTCCCCTATTCGCGGCGCATCATCACGAAAGGATTGACGGAAAGGGGTATCCTGACGGCCTTAAAGGCTCTGAGATATCCATAGGAGGCAAGATAATAGCAGTCGCTGACGTATTCGAGGCACTTACAGCCAAAAGGCACTACCGTGAACCCTACACACTGAAGAAAACTCTTAACCTTATAATCGATGGAATCGGCACTCAATTCGACAAAGACGCTGTACTCGCCCTGAGGAATTATTTCCTGGACATTGGAAAACTGAAGCCCGAGGAAGTACCGGTTGGCTGATTCAGGAAGAATGCTGAAGGTTCTTCTCATCGGTGTACTTGCGACGGTATCGATCTTTGGTATTTCAAGACTCGAGTTCTTCGACAATTTCGAACGCAGTACTCTTGATTTGCGTTTCAAGCTTTCAGCATCACCCGCAGAGGCTGACAGCAGTATAATCCTTGTTCTTCTCGATGGTCGGTCCATGGATCAGCTGCCCTGGCCCGTACCAAGACAGCTTTACTCTGATGTTCTCGGTCTTCTTCAGGACTGGGGAGCCAGTGTAGTTGCATTCGACATTCTCTTTGACCTTCCATCCGTTTATTCAGTTTCAGAGGACAGCATCTTTGGAACTCTCGCATCCGGGGGGAATACCACATTTGTCATGGCCATGCTTCAGCGTGAAGGATCTGAGATACCTGAAAACGCTGTTTTAGATGTTTCAATGAACTCATCCGAACTTGATTCCGCCTGGTTCTGCACACCACCTACTCAAATGATCGCCAGGGGTGCCAGTATCCTCGGAAGCACCAGCGACAGGCAGGATCCTGACGGTGTTTTCAGAAGCATCCGTCTTCTCACTTCGACACCTCATGGAATTGCCCCCTCGCTTCCAGTAGCCATCGCATGGCTTGCCCTTGGACGTCCCGACATTTCAGTCAGCGAGAACACATTCACCATCGGCAATATCGCATTGAGTACTAGCGGCAACTGCAGGCTTCAGCTCAGGTTTCACGGAACCGCCGGAACGTACACCAGTGTTCCACTTGCAGACCTTACCGCAGCACTTAACGCCCGTGCAATGGGACAGCCCTGCCCTGTTGACACGACTATTTTCAACGACGCTGTTGTTCTTATAGGTTACGCAGCTCCCGCCCTTTACGATCTTAAACCTACTCCATATTCTCCTCAATGTCCGGGTGTTGAAGTAATCGCTACAGCTGTTGATAACATCTTGAATGATAATTACATAAAAATGTACCCTTTATGGGTATCATTTCTTGCAGCTCTTATTGTTTCACTCCTTTCCGCAATCTTCCTTTCCGCTGTCAAACACATACCTCTTGGTACTGTTCTCGCGGCTCTTCCAACCCTGCTGCTTCTTCTGGTTTCCCTGTTTTT
This window contains:
- a CDS encoding HD domain-containing protein yields the protein MLFKNGNVEAVQMKSLLRINRAISRVRDLHSLVTLLASETSKVLDVERSTVFLYSRKTDELWSYIAEGEAEEIRFDASQGIAGSVFRSTKTLILHDVSDNEQFNNTIDATTGFITRNMITAPIINPSGVCIGVFQVINKKEGNFNSKDAEFLEIVSSETAVTIENVRLLESRKRMFESLIKALTISIEARDPLTAGHSFDVTFLAGKIAEYMNIDSDTREAIYYAALLHDYGKIAVPDSILKKPGKLSEDEIVILRKHVQHTKIVLSSIEFAEKLEQVPLFAAHHHERIDGKGYPDGLKGSEISIGGKIIAVADVFEALTAKRHYREPYTLKKTLNLIIDGIGTQFDKDAVLALRNYFLDIGKLKPEEVPVG
- a CDS encoding CHASE2 domain-containing protein; this translates as MADSGRMLKVLLIGVLATVSIFGISRLEFFDNFERSTLDLRFKLSASPAEADSSIILVLLDGRSMDQLPWPVPRQLYSDVLGLLQDWGASVVAFDILFDLPSVYSVSEDSIFGTLASGGNTTFVMAMLQREGSEIPENAVLDVSMNSSELDSAWFCTPPTQMIARGASILGSTSDRQDPDGVFRSIRLLTSTPHGIAPSLPVAIAWLALGRPDISVSENTFTIGNIALSTSGNCRLQLRFHGTAGTYTSVPLADLTAALNARAMGQPCPVDTTIFNDAVVLIGYAAPALYDLKPTPYSPQCPGVEVIATAVDNILNDNYIKMYPLWVSFLAALIVSLLSAIFLSAVKHIPLGTVLAALPTLLLLLVSLFLFRNGIWLETVFPASSGILTILAGGIYLFSSENRRKQEIRNAFSQYLSPDVVSQVTEHPETLVLGGDKRYMTSFFSDIRGFTGFSEKL